A window of the Gossypium hirsutum isolate 1008001.06 chromosome A05, Gossypium_hirsutum_v2.1, whole genome shotgun sequence genome harbors these coding sequences:
- the LOC107958098 gene encoding polyadenylate-binding protein RBP47 isoform X1, whose protein sequence is MQQNNGSDSQSPTQPSQEQNQRQQQPLQSHPQWVAMQYPTTAMVMQHQMMQPQHFVAPPPPPQHYMPYHHHHHQYQHHHGNAQHTQQQQGSNDGGENKTIWVGDLHHWMDENYLHSCFASIGEISSIKVIRNKQTGLSEGYGFVEFFSHATAEKVLQNYSGILMPNMEQPFRLNWATFSMGDKHSENGPDLSIFVGDLAADVTDSLLHETFASKYPSVKAVKVVIDANTGRSKGYGFVRFGDDTERSLAMTEMNGVYCSSRPMRIGAATPRKSSSYQQQYSLQGGYASNSASSQSDGDSSNTTIFVGGLDPNVTEEDLRQPFSQYGEIVSVKIPVGKGCGFVQFAGRNNAEEALQKLNGTMIGKQTVRLSWGRNPTNKQFRADYGNQWGGAYYGGAVYDGYGYAFPPPHNPGIYSAAYGVYPFYGSYQQQVN, encoded by the exons ATGCAACAAAACAACGGTTCGGATTCGCAATCGCCAACACAACCTTCGCAGGAGCAGAACCAGCGACAACAACAACCGCTACAATCGCATCCGCAGTGGGTGGCGATGCAGTATCCGACAACAGCTATGGTAATGCAGCATCAGATGATGCAACCGCAGCACTTTGTGGCGCCGCCACCTCCACCTCAGCACTACATGCCTTATCACCACCATCATCACCAATACCAGCACCACCATGGCAACGCGCAACACACACAACAACAGCAAGGATCCAACGATGGCGGTGAGAACAAAACCATTTGGGTTGGTGATTTGCATCATTGGATGGACGAGAACTACCTTCATAGTTGTTTCGCTTCCATCGGCGAG ATTTCATCAATTAAGGTCATTCGCAATAAGCAGACTGGTCTGTCAGAAGGATATGGATTCGTGGAATTTTTTTCGCATGCAACAGCTGAGAAAGTTCTCCAAAATTATAGTGGCATTTTGATGCCTAATATGGAACAACCTTTCCGTCTGAACTGGGCAACTTTTAGCATGGGAGATAAGCACTCAGAAAATGGTCCTGATCTTTCTATTTTTGTAGGAGATTTAGCTGCAGATGTTACTGATAGCCTATTGCATGAAACCTTTGCTAGTAAATATCCTTCTGTTAAAGCTGTAAAAGTCGTAATTGATGCTAATACTGGTCGATCGAAGGGTTACGGTTTTGTGAGGTTTGGGGATGATACTGAGAGGTCACTTGCCATGACGGAAATGAATGGTGTATATTGTTCAAGCAGGCCTATGCGTATTGGTGCTGCAACTCCCAGGAAATCATCTAGCTATCAGCAACAGTATTCTTTACAAG GTGGTTATGCATCAAATAGTGCTTCATCCCAATCTGATGGAGATTCTTCAAACACAACA ATATTTGTTGGAGGGCTTGACCCTAATGTGACCGAAGAAGATCTTAGGCAACCTTTCTCTCAATATGGTGAAATAGTCTCTGTTAAAATACCTGTTGGAAAAGGATGCGGGTTTGTACAATTCGCCGGGAG GAACAATGCTGAGGAGGCATTGCAAAAGTTGAATGGGACTATGATTGGCAAGCAAACAGTGAGACTCTCTTGGGGACGCAATCCTACAAATAAGCAG TTTAGAGCAGATTATGGTAACCAATGGGGTGGAGCTTACTATGGAGGAGCGGTGTATGATGGCTATGGATATGCTTTTCCACCACCTCATAACCCGGGTATATATTCGGCTGCGTATGGGGTTTATCCATTCTATGGCAGTTACCAGCAACAAGTAAActga
- the LOC107958098 gene encoding polyadenylate-binding protein RBP47 isoform X2, with translation MQQNNGSDSQSPTQPSQEQNQRQQQPLQSHPQWVAMQYPTTAMVMQHQMMQPQHFVAPPPPPQHYMPYHHHHHQYQHHHGNAQHTQQQQGSNDGGENKTIWVGDLHHWMDENYLHSCFASIGEISSIKVIRNKQTGLSEGYGFVEFFSHATAEKVLQNYSGILMPNMEQPFRLNWATFSMGDKHSENGPDLSIFVGDLAADVTDSLLHETFASKYPSVKAVKVVIDANTGRSKGYGFVRFGDDTERSLAMTEMNGVYCSSRPMRIGAATPRKSSSYQQQYSLQGGYASNSASSQSDGDSSNTTIFVGGLDPNVTEEDLRQPFSQYGEIVSVKIPVGKGCGFVQFAGR, from the exons ATGCAACAAAACAACGGTTCGGATTCGCAATCGCCAACACAACCTTCGCAGGAGCAGAACCAGCGACAACAACAACCGCTACAATCGCATCCGCAGTGGGTGGCGATGCAGTATCCGACAACAGCTATGGTAATGCAGCATCAGATGATGCAACCGCAGCACTTTGTGGCGCCGCCACCTCCACCTCAGCACTACATGCCTTATCACCACCATCATCACCAATACCAGCACCACCATGGCAACGCGCAACACACACAACAACAGCAAGGATCCAACGATGGCGGTGAGAACAAAACCATTTGGGTTGGTGATTTGCATCATTGGATGGACGAGAACTACCTTCATAGTTGTTTCGCTTCCATCGGCGAG ATTTCATCAATTAAGGTCATTCGCAATAAGCAGACTGGTCTGTCAGAAGGATATGGATTCGTGGAATTTTTTTCGCATGCAACAGCTGAGAAAGTTCTCCAAAATTATAGTGGCATTTTGATGCCTAATATGGAACAACCTTTCCGTCTGAACTGGGCAACTTTTAGCATGGGAGATAAGCACTCAGAAAATGGTCCTGATCTTTCTATTTTTGTAGGAGATTTAGCTGCAGATGTTACTGATAGCCTATTGCATGAAACCTTTGCTAGTAAATATCCTTCTGTTAAAGCTGTAAAAGTCGTAATTGATGCTAATACTGGTCGATCGAAGGGTTACGGTTTTGTGAGGTTTGGGGATGATACTGAGAGGTCACTTGCCATGACGGAAATGAATGGTGTATATTGTTCAAGCAGGCCTATGCGTATTGGTGCTGCAACTCCCAGGAAATCATCTAGCTATCAGCAACAGTATTCTTTACAAG GTGGTTATGCATCAAATAGTGCTTCATCCCAATCTGATGGAGATTCTTCAAACACAACA ATATTTGTTGGAGGGCTTGACCCTAATGTGACCGAAGAAGATCTTAGGCAACCTTTCTCTCAATATGGTGAAATAGTCTCTGTTAAAATACCTGTTGGAAAAGGATGCGGGTTTGTACAATTCGCCGGGAGGTAA